Proteins encoded together in one Hymenobacter monticola window:
- a CDS encoding biotin/lipoyl-containing protein, translated as MLQISTGPGQLWEVDYRAADTVTLNGEPFAWDLVDLGEGRFHVLHEGRSYKAEVVSADFATKNIVLKINGQRVELNAKDRFDLLLERLGMSNATAAKVNELKAPMPGLIVDIRVAPGQAVHKGDPLLVLEAMKMENILKAPADGTVGSIKVNLRDNVQKGQVLVQFS; from the coding sequence ATGCTTCAAATCAGCACCGGCCCCGGTCAACTCTGGGAAGTTGACTACCGCGCCGCCGACACTGTCACGCTCAACGGGGAGCCTTTTGCCTGGGATTTAGTCGATTTAGGCGAAGGCCGCTTCCACGTGCTCCACGAAGGTCGCTCCTACAAGGCCGAAGTTGTATCGGCTGACTTCGCCACGAAAAACATCGTACTCAAAATCAACGGCCAGCGCGTCGAGCTTAACGCCAAAGACCGGTTTGACCTGTTGCTCGAACGCCTTGGCATGAGCAACGCCACCGCCGCGAAAGTGAACGAGCTGAAAGCTCCCATGCCCGGGCTTATCGTTGACATTCGGGTTGCACCCGGCCAAGCCGTGCACAAGGGCGACCCGCTGCTAGTGCTCGAAGCCATGAAAATGGAGAATATCTTGAAAGCTCCGGCCGATGGCACCGTAGGTAGCATCAAGGTGAACCTGCGCGACAACGTGCAGAAGGGCCAAGTGCTGGTGCAGTTCTCGTAA
- the pyrH gene encoding UMP kinase, with protein MKYNRILLKLSGEALMGQQQYGIDAERLMQYASEIKAVAATGVQVAVVIGGGNIYRGVEAEAFGLDRVQGDYMGMLATVINSMALQSALEKLEVSTRLLSGLTIQRVCEPYIRRRAVRHLEKGRVVIFGAGIGSPYFTTDSAASLRAIEIEADVVLKGTRVDGIYTADPEKDPTATRFTEITFDDVLSKKLNVMDMTAFTLCKENNLPIIVFDMNTAGNLERLLNGEPMGTLVHDGGKGDGRKHSLDPINSLLQPLVGKLPEQA; from the coding sequence TTGAAATACAACCGCATTCTTCTTAAGCTCAGCGGCGAAGCGCTGATGGGCCAGCAGCAGTACGGCATCGACGCCGAGCGGCTGATGCAGTACGCCTCCGAAATTAAGGCTGTGGCCGCCACTGGCGTGCAAGTGGCCGTGGTGATTGGCGGTGGCAACATCTACCGCGGTGTGGAGGCCGAAGCATTCGGCCTTGACCGCGTGCAGGGCGACTACATGGGCATGCTGGCCACGGTCATCAACTCCATGGCCCTGCAAAGCGCCCTTGAGAAGCTGGAGGTGAGCACGCGCCTGTTGTCGGGCCTCACCATTCAGCGGGTGTGCGAGCCCTACATCCGTCGGCGCGCGGTGCGACACCTGGAGAAGGGCCGCGTGGTGATTTTCGGGGCCGGCATTGGCTCGCCTTACTTCACCACTGACTCGGCCGCGTCGCTGCGAGCCATTGAGATTGAAGCCGACGTGGTGTTGAAAGGCACCCGCGTGGACGGCATCTACACCGCCGACCCGGAGAAGGACCCCACGGCTACGCGCTTCACCGAAATTACTTTTGATGACGTGCTCAGCAAGAAGCTGAATGTGATGGACATGACGGCGTTTACGCTGTGCAAGGAGAATAACCTGCCCATCATCGTATTCGACATGAACACGGCCGGCAACCTGGAGCGTCTGCTCAACGGCGAGCCCATGGGCACGCTGGTGCACGACGGCGGCAAGGGCGACGGCCGTAAGCACTCGCTCGACCCCATCAACAGCTTATTGCAGCCGCTGGTGGGCAAGCTGCCGGAACAAGCGTAA
- the frr gene encoding ribosome recycling factor, with protein MDEEIQFYLDELVESMGKALAHVNVEMSRIRAGKASPAMLDGIRVDYYGTPTPIGQIANISTPDARSLFIKPWEKNMIAEVTKAIRNSDLGLSPVSDAEGVRLNIPAMTEERRRDLVKQAKNEGEAGKVRVRGIRKDVNEALRKLLKEGASEDAVKSAEEKVQKTTDSYIAEVEKVLSKKESEIMTI; from the coding sequence ATGGACGAAGAAATTCAGTTTTACCTTGATGAACTGGTAGAGTCGATGGGCAAGGCTTTGGCCCACGTGAACGTGGAAATGAGTCGCATCCGGGCCGGCAAGGCCTCCCCGGCCATGCTCGACGGCATTCGGGTGGACTATTATGGTACCCCGACGCCCATTGGTCAGATTGCGAACATCTCGACTCCTGACGCCCGCTCGCTGTTCATCAAGCCTTGGGAAAAGAACATGATTGCTGAGGTAACCAAGGCCATTCGCAACAGCGACCTAGGCTTGAGCCCGGTGTCGGATGCGGAAGGCGTGCGTCTCAACATCCCCGCCATGACTGAGGAGCGCCGCCGCGACCTCGTGAAACAAGCTAAAAACGAGGGCGAAGCCGGCAAGGTGCGCGTGCGTGGCATCCGCAAGGATGTGAACGAGGCGTTGCGCAAGCTGCTGAAGGAGGGCGCTTCGGAAGATGCGGTGAAGTCGGCGGAGGAGAAGGTGCAGAAAACGACCGATAGCTACATCGCGGAAGTTGAAAAGGTCCTCAGCAAAAAGGAATCGGAGATTATGACCATCTGA
- the nadD gene encoding nicotinate (nicotinamide) nucleotide adenylyltransferase: MSRRIGLLFGSFNPVHIGHLILAEHFATRTDLAEVWLVVTPHNPFKQAADLRPEAERLRLVELAIAGNPRLRAEPIEFGLPRPSYTIATLDALRQRYPAHDFVLLMGSDNLPGLPRWQEAPRLLAEVDIYVYPRPGTEISDLSTFPRVQVISAPLLDISATYVRESLRAGRSIRYLVPAAVEAELLKQDSTAPPA; encoded by the coding sequence ATGAGCCGGCGCATCGGCCTGCTCTTCGGCTCGTTCAACCCCGTACACATCGGCCACCTCATCCTGGCCGAGCACTTCGCCACGCGCACCGACCTAGCCGAAGTCTGGCTCGTTGTCACGCCCCACAACCCCTTCAAGCAAGCCGCCGACCTCCGGCCCGAAGCCGAGCGTCTGCGCTTGGTTGAACTGGCCATTGCCGGCAACCCGCGCCTGCGCGCCGAGCCCATCGAGTTCGGCCTGCCGCGTCCCAGCTACACCATTGCCACCCTCGACGCTTTACGTCAGCGCTACCCCGCGCACGATTTCGTGCTCCTCATGGGTTCCGACAACCTGCCCGGCCTGCCGCGCTGGCAGGAAGCGCCGCGCCTGTTGGCCGAGGTCGACATCTACGTGTACCCGCGTCCCGGCACTGAAATTTCCGACCTAAGCACATTCCCGCGCGTGCAGGTTATATCTGCTCCTCTGCTTGACATATCCGCGACCTACGTCCGCGAAAGCCTGCGTGCCGGCCGTAGCATCCGCTACTTGGTGCCCGCCGCCGTCGAAGCAGAATTGCTGAAGCAAGACAGCACTGCGCCCCCTGCGTAA
- the gmk gene encoding guanylate kinase has protein sequence MQGKIIVFSAPSGAGKTTIVHRLMERVPELSFSISACTRDRRGRAEENGKDYYFITADEFQDKIRHDEFVEWEEVYEGAFYGTLKSEIERIWDSGKHAILDVDVKGGLSIKDFYKDRALAIFVRPPSIEVLEQRLQARATDSQSSISSRVYKAKFELAFEDRFDVTVVNDDLDEASAHAEKLVRDFISAEPAVV, from the coding sequence ATGCAAGGCAAAATCATTGTGTTTTCGGCGCCTTCGGGCGCGGGCAAAACCACCATTGTGCACCGGCTCATGGAACGGGTGCCGGAGCTGAGCTTTTCCATTTCGGCCTGCACCCGCGACCGTCGCGGCCGGGCCGAGGAGAACGGCAAGGACTACTATTTCATCACGGCTGATGAATTCCAGGACAAGATTCGTCACGACGAATTTGTGGAATGGGAGGAAGTCTACGAGGGTGCTTTCTACGGCACGCTCAAGTCGGAAATCGAACGCATCTGGGACAGCGGCAAGCACGCCATCCTCGACGTGGACGTGAAAGGTGGCCTCAGCATCAAGGACTTCTACAAGGACCGTGCGCTGGCCATTTTCGTCCGCCCGCCGTCTATTGAAGTCCTGGAACAGCGCCTGCAAGCCCGCGCCACCGATTCGCAATCCAGCATCTCTTCGCGGGTGTACAAGGCCAAGTTTGAGTTGGCGTTTGAAGACCGGTTCGACGTAACCGTTGTCAACGACGACCTCGACGAAGCCAGCGCCCACGCCGAGAAGCTCGTGCGCGACTTCATCAGCGCCGAGCCGGCCGTGGTATGA
- a CDS encoding sigma-70 family RNA polymerase sigma factor, which yields MSDSPERVKLSKEEKDRRFQAELMPVLDPLYNFAYRLTLDEDDANDLVQETYLKAYRFFEYFEPGTNAKAWLFRILKNSFINDFRKKSKQPAKVDYSEIEGYYNPDDVEAEGEVGASSSDMRQQSARDLIGDEVASALNSLPVDFRTVIILCDLEGFTYEEMAKVLDIPIGTVRSRLHRARNFLKDKLEKYAQSMGYGNDAIDDETELTDPENN from the coding sequence ATGAGCGATTCTCCCGAACGGGTTAAACTGAGCAAAGAGGAAAAAGACCGCCGCTTCCAGGCCGAGCTCATGCCCGTGCTCGACCCGCTCTACAACTTTGCCTACCGGCTCACCCTCGACGAGGACGATGCCAACGACCTCGTGCAGGAAACCTACCTCAAGGCGTACCGCTTTTTCGAGTACTTCGAGCCCGGCACCAACGCCAAGGCGTGGCTTTTCCGCATCCTGAAGAATTCGTTCATCAACGACTTCCGCAAGAAGAGCAAGCAGCCCGCCAAGGTCGATTACAGCGAGATTGAGGGCTATTACAACCCCGACGACGTGGAGGCCGAGGGCGAAGTAGGCGCCTCATCGTCTGACATGCGCCAGCAGTCGGCCCGCGACCTCATTGGCGACGAAGTGGCCAGCGCACTAAATTCTTTGCCGGTCGATTTTCGCACCGTCATCATTCTCTGCGACCTGGAAGGATTTACCTACGAGGAAATGGCCAAAGTGCTTGATATTCCGATTGGTACCGTGCGTTCGCGCCTGCACCGGGCCCGCAATTTCCTCAAGGATAAGCTGGAGAAATACGCCCAATCAATGGGATATGGCAATGACGCTATTGACGACGAAACGGAACTAACCGACCCCGAAAATAATTAA
- a CDS encoding glycosyltransferase family 9 protein — protein sequence MRLQATEPLAGQWQLLLQQRQPGQLNVILHPRSRGSAREWGLDNFGQLARLLHQAGHRVFVTGTAAEGEELADWLKQNAAFLAADLTGQLSLPQFMAFIAAADGLVAGSTGPLHLAAALGRHALGLYPPIRPMHPGRWAPLGPHAKFMVFDKPNCEDCRQQPAACTCIRAIEAAAVAAQVAAWQPLSVG from the coding sequence GTGCGCCTGCAAGCCACCGAGCCGCTGGCGGGGCAGTGGCAACTACTGCTTCAGCAGCGCCAGCCTGGTCAGCTCAACGTCATCCTGCACCCACGCAGCCGCGGCAGCGCCCGCGAGTGGGGCCTCGATAATTTCGGCCAGCTCGCCCGTCTGCTGCACCAGGCCGGCCACCGCGTTTTTGTCACCGGTACGGCGGCAGAAGGGGAGGAGCTTGCTGATTGGCTCAAGCAAAATGCCGCCTTCCTCGCCGCCGACCTCACCGGCCAACTCAGCCTGCCGCAGTTCATGGCCTTCATCGCCGCCGCCGATGGCCTCGTGGCCGGCAGCACCGGCCCGCTGCACCTGGCTGCCGCACTGGGCCGCCACGCGCTGGGTCTTTACCCGCCTATCCGGCCCATGCACCCCGGCCGCTGGGCCCCGCTAGGTCCGCACGCCAAGTTTATGGTGTTCGACAAGCCTAACTGCGAGGACTGCCGCCAGCAGCCCGCCGCCTGCACCTGCATCCGGGCCATTGAGGCGGCGGCCGTGGCAGCGCAGGTAGCGGCTTGGCAACCCTTGTCTGTGGGATAA
- a CDS encoding glycosyltransferase family 2 protein, with amino-acid sequence MPVPLSVVIITFNEEANIVRCLEALGDVADDVLVVDSFSTDATVDLCRQHGARVIQHAFAGYVEQKNYATSQARFDHVLQLDADEVLTEELRQSIRAAKQNWQHAAYSLARLTNYCGHWVRHGGWYPDRKLRLYDRRLGRWTGLLLHEKFEADAGQTTGPLAGHALHYSYHSIAQHVSQLNKFTSITAQELALRGKTNVGLFHLLLKPLWKFVHGYFFRLGLLDGFAGLCIAGISAWGVFLKFAKLKTRTESAEA; translated from the coding sequence ATGCCCGTCCCGCTTTCCGTCGTCATCATCACTTTTAACGAAGAAGCCAACATCGTCCGTTGCCTAGAAGCGCTGGGCGACGTGGCCGACGATGTGCTGGTGGTCGATTCCTTCTCCACCGACGCCACCGTGGACCTCTGCCGGCAGCACGGTGCCCGCGTCATCCAGCACGCCTTTGCCGGCTACGTGGAGCAGAAAAACTACGCCACCAGCCAAGCCCGGTTCGACCATGTCCTCCAGCTCGACGCCGACGAGGTGCTGACCGAGGAGCTGCGCCAGTCCATCCGCGCGGCCAAGCAAAACTGGCAGCACGCCGCCTATAGCCTCGCCCGCCTCACCAACTACTGCGGCCACTGGGTGCGCCACGGCGGCTGGTACCCCGACCGCAAGCTGCGCCTCTACGACCGCCGCCTGGGCCGCTGGACTGGGCTGCTCCTGCACGAGAAATTCGAGGCCGATGCCGGCCAGACCACCGGCCCGCTCGCTGGCCACGCCCTGCACTACAGCTACCACAGCATTGCCCAGCACGTCAGCCAGCTCAACAAGTTCACCAGCATCACGGCCCAAGAGCTGGCCTTGCGCGGCAAAACCAACGTGGGTCTGTTTCACCTGCTGCTCAAGCCGCTCTGGAAATTTGTGCACGGCTACTTTTTCCGGCTGGGTTTGCTCGATGGCTTCGCTGGGCTGTGCATCGCCGGCATCTCAGCCTGGGGCGTGTTCCTGAAATTTGCCAAGCTGAAAACCCGCACCGAAAGCGCCGAAGCATGA